GCGGATCGCGGTGATCGCCGATGGCGACCACCCGCTCGACCTCGACACCATCGCCACCCTGTCGCGTTCGGCGTCGGCTTTGCTGGACGGCTCGGACCTTGTTGACGGCGACCGGTATCTGCTCGAGGTCAGTTCGCCCGGCGTGGACCGCCCGCTGACCAGCGAGAAGCACTTTCGTCGCGCCCGAGGCCGCAAGGTCGAGATCGCGTTGTCGGACGGGTCGCGGCTGACCGGGCGGGTCGGCGAAACGCACGATCGCGCCGTCGCGCTGGTGGTCCGCGCGGGCCGGGACTGGACGGTGCGCCAGATCCCGCTCGCCGAAATTGTGAAAGCTGTTGTCCAGGTGGAGTTTTCGCCGCCGGTTCAGATCGAGCTGGAGTTGGCGACTGGGGCGATCGGGGATCGGGCCGACAGGACGGAGGCCGGAGCATGAACATCGACATGGCCGCGCTGCATGCGATCGAGGTGGATCGGGGCATCTCGGTCAACGAACTGCTCGAGACGATCAAGTCCGCGCTGCTCACCGCCTACCGGCACACCCAGGGTCACCAGACCGACGCGCGCATCGAGATCGACCGCAAGACCGGCGCCGTCCGGGTGATCGCCTGCGAGACCGACGAGGACGGCAACGTCATCAGCGAATGGGACGACACTCCCGAGGGTTTCGGCCGCATCGCCGCCACGACCGCGCGTCAGGTGATGCTGCAGCGATTCCGGGACGCCGAGAACGAGCGCACCTACGGCGAGTTCTCCACCCGGGAGGGTGAGATCGTCGCGGGCGTGATCCAGCGCGACAGCCGAGCCAACGCCCGCGGCCTGGTCATCGTCCGGATGGGCACCGAGACCAAGGCCTCCGAGGGCGTGATCCCGGCGGCCGAACAGGTTCCCGGCGAGAGCTACGAGCACGGCAACCGGCTGCGGTGCTACGTGGTGGGGGTGACGCGCGGGAGCCGCGAGCCGCTGATCACGCTGTCACGCACCCACCCCAACCTGGTCCGCAAGCTGTTCTCGCTGGAAGTCCCCGAAATCGCCGACGGGTCGGTGGAGATCATGGCGGTGGCCCGCGAGGCCGGCCACCGCTCCAAGATCGCGGTCAGGTCGAACGTTCCTGGCCTGAACGCCAAGGGTGCCTGCATTGGCCCGATGGGGCAGCGGGTCCGCAACGTGATGAGCGAGCTCTCGGGGGAGAAAATCGACATCATCGACTACGACGAGGACCCGGCTCGCTTCGTGGCCAACGCGCTGTCGCCCGCCAAGGTGGTGTCCGTGTCGGTGATCGACCAGGCCGGCCGGGCGGCCCGCGTGGTGGTGCCCGACTTCCAGTTGTCGCTGGCCATCGGCAAGGAGGGCCAGAACGCCCGGCTGGCCGCGCGGCTCACCGGGTGGCGCATCGACATCCGCGGGGACGCACCGGGGGATCCGGAGAGCCAGCCCGAACCCGGCGCCACCCATCCGATGGCGCACGAGCGCTAGGCGCGGTGACAATGCAGCCGCGCCGCGCGCTGAGATCGGGGTAATCGAGCAGTTCTCGCCAACTGAGCGGCGCGCATCGTTGCCAGCGTATCCCGCGTGGTTTGGGCCACCATCAACTCACGGGGTCCTCCTCGGGGCAAGTCCTGGCCTCCCCTCGGTCAGCCACGAGACGAAGCCGGACGCCTGAGAGGGGCATGCTTCATCTGCCCACGGCCAGATGTCGGTGGATGCTGGGAAGCTCGCCGGTGAGATGGCCCGGCATACTCCGCCGACGAGACGGCGCTGACCAGCACCCTTCGTGTGCCGGTGAAACCGGCCCGGTTGACGCGGGAACTGACGTTCATACTGCACCCGCGGCGTGAACCGACGACGCCCGAGAAGGGCGGTGGCGACCGATTCACACGAGTTGGTCGACACGCTTTAGACTGAGCCGTGATCCAGCGCGAACTTTCGGCTCCCCTAACCAGCCGGGCGCACAGAAGCACTGATGGACCGGTGCGGACGTGCGTGGGGTGCCGAAAGCGAGAGCTGGCCGTCGACCTGCTTCGAGTGGTGGCTGTGCCGACCGGGAACGGTGAATACGCCGTGATCGTTGACACAGGCAGTAGCCTGCCGGGGCGGGGTGCATGGTTGCATCCCGTGCCGCAGTGCACGCAACAGGCGATTCGGCGGCGGGCTTTCACCAAAGCGTTGCGCATCGCCGGTTCACCGGACACCTCCGCGGTGGTCGAGCACATAGAGTCTCTGGGAGTCTCAGGGAGCCTCTAGGCGCGCCCGATCGTCTCGGCAACAGAACAGGTAGCAAAGAACATGAGCACACCGTGAAGCCCCGATGACAATGTGTCATAGCTAATACCCGAGGCGCGGCCCGCTGCTGTCGCCTCATAGACAGGAGATGTAGTGGCAGGTAAGGCCCGCGTACACGAGTTGGCAAAGGAACTCGGTGTCACCAGCAAGGAAGTTCTCGCCCGACTGAACGAACAGGGCGAATTCGTCAAATCCGCGTCGTCGACGGTAGAGGCACCGGTCGCTCGCCGGCTGCGCGAGTCCTTCGGGGGCGGCAAGCCGGCCGCCGGTGCCGCTGGGGGCTCCGTCAAAGCCCCGGCACAGGC
The nucleotide sequence above comes from Mycobacterium malmoense. Encoded proteins:
- the nusA gene encoding transcription termination factor NusA; the encoded protein is MNIDMAALHAIEVDRGISVNELLETIKSALLTAYRHTQGHQTDARIEIDRKTGAVRVIACETDEDGNVISEWDDTPEGFGRIAATTARQVMLQRFRDAENERTYGEFSTREGEIVAGVIQRDSRANARGLVIVRMGTETKASEGVIPAAEQVPGESYEHGNRLRCYVVGVTRGSREPLITLSRTHPNLVRKLFSLEVPEIADGSVEIMAVAREAGHRSKIAVRSNVPGLNAKGACIGPMGQRVRNVMSELSGEKIDIIDYDEDPARFVANALSPAKVVSVSVIDQAGRAARVVVPDFQLSLAIGKEGQNARLAARLTGWRIDIRGDAPGDPESQPEPGATHPMAHER
- the rimP gene encoding ribosome maturation factor RimP; its protein translation is MTTGLPSQTQVIELLGKEFARAGYEIEDVVIDTRTHPPRIAVIADGDHPLDLDTIATLSRSASALLDGSDLVDGDRYLLEVSSPGVDRPLTSEKHFRRARGRKVEIALSDGSRLTGRVGETHDRAVALVVRAGRDWTVRQIPLAEIVKAVVQVEFSPPVQIELELATGAIGDRADRTEAGA
- a CDS encoding YlxR family protein gives rise to the protein MPTGNGEYAVIVDTGSSLPGRGAWLHPVPQCTQQAIRRRAFTKALRIAGSPDTSAVVEHIESLGVSGSL